A genomic stretch from Bosea sp. F3-2 includes:
- a CDS encoding acyltransferase: protein MVTFKDALRRLDDIDLPRIGATIGVGDTVQAHINQAFLKRGEMNMAIDTGEARPRPRSTRLSPIYFGIEDHYFAAAQKGQGARCKQMLSRNRSLDGLRGVAVILTFLVHFCGTYMATFRGGNPNVVRFGEWNEPLDRLLYWLFHSHHGVYIFFMLSGFLICRIALKSPFRYIAFVGKRLVRVYPAFLLALAVCAALGPFLLIPPPTWGMVGMNLFFLNGVPSLAVPGIVFNNVTWSLFYEMAFYLVFPPVIMAARRAGIPVLPPIIFAGLAAAYLPMIVGFYAEFFLFLFAGAAVATLSQTAVKAVAEAFPDYSVIALYLLITSLFTVGLLTTSQFVWAFAGCGSVILCKAIDGQSEMARALAWKPFSQLGRISYSFYLLHSVAISLVFKEWWVLYIYRLGPVVNAAYLAAVAFIGSGLFAWISYQIAERFYFRGHAPVDVRAAEPA from the coding sequence ATGGTGACCTTCAAGGACGCTCTGAGGCGCCTGGACGATATCGATTTGCCTCGGATCGGAGCGACGATCGGCGTTGGCGACACCGTTCAGGCGCACATCAATCAGGCCTTCCTGAAACGAGGCGAGATGAATATGGCCATCGACACTGGCGAGGCACGGCCACGACCGAGATCGACGCGGCTTTCGCCAATTTACTTCGGGATTGAGGACCACTATTTTGCCGCCGCCCAGAAAGGGCAGGGGGCAAGATGCAAACAAATGTTAAGTCGTAATCGTAGCCTCGACGGCCTGAGAGGCGTTGCGGTAATTCTTACCTTCTTGGTCCACTTTTGCGGAACGTATATGGCGACCTTCCGGGGAGGAAACCCGAATGTTGTCCGCTTTGGCGAATGGAATGAGCCGCTAGATCGTTTACTTTACTGGCTTTTTCATTCTCACCACGGTGTTTATATCTTCTTCATGCTCAGCGGCTTTCTCATTTGCCGCATCGCGCTCAAGTCGCCCTTCCGGTACATCGCGTTTGTCGGCAAGCGATTGGTACGGGTCTACCCGGCATTCTTGCTAGCGCTGGCAGTTTGTGCCGCCTTAGGGCCGTTTCTTCTTATCCCACCGCCGACCTGGGGAATGGTGGGTATGAATCTTTTCTTCCTCAACGGGGTGCCGTCGCTGGCCGTCCCCGGTATCGTTTTTAACAACGTCACCTGGTCTCTCTTCTACGAGATGGCGTTCTATCTCGTTTTCCCGCCGGTCATCATGGCGGCGCGGAGGGCCGGCATACCCGTCCTTCCGCCAATCATCTTTGCAGGTTTGGCGGCGGCCTACCTGCCTATGATCGTCGGGTTCTATGCCGAATTCTTCCTGTTCCTGTTTGCTGGGGCGGCGGTCGCAACCCTTAGCCAGACGGCCGTTAAAGCTGTCGCCGAGGCTTTCCCTGACTATTCGGTGATCGCCCTCTATCTGCTCATCACGAGCCTATTCACAGTCGGCTTGTTGACGACATCGCAGTTCGTTTGGGCCTTCGCTGGGTGCGGATCGGTGATTCTTTGCAAGGCGATTGATGGGCAAAGCGAGATGGCTCGGGCCTTGGCCTGGAAGCCCTTCTCTCAATTGGGTCGCATCTCCTACTCGTTCTATTTGCTCCATTCGGTCGCTATCAGCCTCGTCTTCAAGGAATGGTGGGTGCTGTACATCTATCGTCTGGGGCCGGTCGTGAACGCGGCTTATCTGGCCGCTGTCGCTTTCATCGGCTCTGGGCTTTTTGCCTGGATATCGTATCAAATAGCCGAGCGGTTCTATTTCAGGGGCCATGCTCCGGTCGACGTGCGCGCGGCTGAGCCCGCCTGA
- a CDS encoding TylF/MycF/NovP-related O-methyltransferase encodes MRTLIKSIPPIARLIEHRELLVSQLSETKNHVEALTQQFKGELSASQHQVQVAHREIKDLQKQVAEAVLARAELIEVAAHTGDQLRAQLPLLQAQMTAIGSGQTEGFRSLRDRLARNADGGSSSVGRDMYLDLLEAALTGTLFADESEAPWAKDVYDPSRRSIGRDWPRTAQTMIGTARMRNLRNLTERAIADQIPGDFIETGVWRGGACIYAKGIFKAHGDETRRVFVADSFRGLPPPDEAAYPADKGDQHYTVAELAISRDDVAENFRRYSLLDDRVVFLEGWFKDTLPTAPVDKLAVLRLDGDMYESTMDALNALYHKVSPGGFVIVDDYVLPACAKAIHDFRDQHGITAVMEPVDDAAVWWQVPA; translated from the coding sequence ATGCGTACTCTTATCAAATCGATCCCGCCTATCGCGCGGCTTATCGAGCATCGCGAATTGCTCGTCAGTCAGCTTTCTGAGACCAAAAATCATGTTGAGGCTCTGACACAGCAGTTCAAAGGCGAACTGTCTGCATCGCAGCATCAGGTGCAAGTCGCACATAGGGAGATCAAAGATTTACAGAAACAGGTTGCGGAAGCAGTTTTAGCTCGGGCTGAATTGATCGAGGTTGCGGCGCATACTGGCGATCAACTGAGAGCCCAGTTGCCACTTCTGCAAGCGCAGATGACGGCAATTGGCAGCGGGCAGACCGAGGGGTTTCGTTCGCTGCGGGATCGTCTGGCGCGAAACGCCGATGGCGGCAGCAGCTCTGTCGGGCGCGACATGTACCTTGACCTGCTGGAGGCTGCGCTGACCGGCACGCTTTTTGCCGATGAGTCTGAGGCGCCTTGGGCGAAGGATGTCTATGACCCGAGCCGGCGTTCGATCGGCCGCGACTGGCCGCGCACCGCGCAAACCATGATCGGTACCGCGCGCATGCGGAACCTGCGCAACCTGACTGAACGCGCAATCGCGGATCAGATCCCCGGCGACTTCATCGAGACCGGCGTTTGGCGTGGGGGCGCCTGCATCTACGCCAAGGGCATCTTCAAGGCTCATGGTGACGAGACCCGCCGGGTTTTCGTTGCTGACAGTTTCCGAGGCCTGCCGCCGCCGGATGAAGCCGCGTATCCAGCCGATAAGGGCGATCAGCACTACACCGTCGCGGAGCTCGCGATCTCGCGCGATGATGTGGCGGAAAACTTCCGCCGCTACAGCCTGCTGGACGATCGGGTCGTCTTCCTGGAGGGTTGGTTCAAGGACACGCTTCCGACTGCCCCCGTCGATAAGCTGGCCGTGCTGCGGCTCGATGGCGACATGTACGAAAGCACGATGGACGCTCTCAACGCGCTATATCACAAGGTCTCGCCGGGCGGTTTCGTGATCGTCGATGACTATGTGCTCCCGGCTTGCGCCAAGGCCATCCACGACTTCCGCGATCAGCACGGGATCACGGCTGTCATGGAGCCTGTCGACGATGCCGCAGTCTGGTGGCAAGTTCCTGCCTGA
- a CDS encoding DUF4376 domain-containing protein, with amino-acid sequence MVLFQWQVHGARAACAAELISYAASTRFTKETGGIEVAGSPIATDRESQAMISGAFALVQAQPDTTIRFKTPTGFVALTAAQMSAVAVSVAQHVQASFGLEADIAEQIEAGEITTTAEIDALFGG; translated from the coding sequence GTGGTCCTATTCCAATGGCAAGTTCACGGCGCCCGCGCCGCCTGCGCCGCCGAGCTGATCTCCTACGCGGCGTCGACTCGCTTCACCAAGGAAACCGGCGGCATCGAAGTTGCGGGCTCACCGATCGCAACGGACCGCGAAAGCCAAGCGATGATATCCGGTGCATTCGCCTTGGTGCAGGCGCAGCCGGACACAACGATCCGGTTCAAGACGCCGACTGGCTTCGTCGCGCTAACGGCGGCGCAAATGTCCGCAGTCGCTGTATCAGTCGCCCAGCATGTCCAGGCTTCCTTCGGCCTTGAGGCGGATATCGCGGAGCAAATCGAGGCTGGCGAGATCACGACGACAGCCGAGATCGACGCGCTGTTCGGCGGCTGA